Proteins encoded together in one Oikeobacillus pervagus window:
- a CDS encoding UDP-N-acetylmuramoyl-L-alanyl-D-glutamate--2,6-diaminopimelate ligase, with product MDLLNLLKSLPFYELNQDKNPMITSIENDHRKVKKGSLFICIKGYTVDGHQFAKEAVNKGAVAILAEKSVEVDVPVILVPDTKRAMSIVANHFYASPTKDFRLIGITGTNGKTTTSHLIEEMFREANEKTGLIGTMYMKIGEEVLKTKNTTPESLTLQKVFHQMKEEDVSTAIMEVSSHSLIEGRVHGCDYNIAVFTNLTQDHLDYHHTMEEYRHAKSLLFSQLGNTYDVKNPKYAVLNADDQASQEFEKETAAHVVTYGIEKSAQFQARNIQLTAEGTSFELFYPNGMEKVQTNLVGQFNVYNALAAIAAAFVANIDMNTILTALKKIKGVTGRFQLVKGTQDFAVIVDYAHTPDSLENVLKTVRPLTDQRIFVVVGCGGDRDRTKRPLMAKVACEYATNPIFTSDNPRSEDPISILKDMEKGVPGKQYELIADRRDAITHAIKEANTGDVIVIAGKGHETYQILGDQVIDFDDQKVALEALKER from the coding sequence ATGGATTTGCTAAATTTGCTTAAATCATTGCCATTTTATGAATTAAACCAAGATAAAAATCCAATGATTACATCAATCGAAAATGATCACCGGAAAGTGAAAAAAGGTTCTTTATTTATTTGTATTAAAGGGTATACAGTAGATGGGCATCAATTTGCGAAAGAAGCTGTCAATAAAGGCGCTGTGGCCATTTTAGCGGAAAAATCTGTTGAGGTAGATGTGCCTGTCATTCTCGTTCCTGATACGAAACGAGCAATGTCAATAGTTGCGAATCATTTTTATGCTTCACCTACAAAAGATTTTAGATTAATCGGGATTACAGGAACGAATGGGAAAACAACAACGAGCCATTTAATCGAAGAAATGTTCCGCGAAGCGAACGAAAAAACAGGATTAATTGGCACGATGTATATGAAAATTGGAGAAGAAGTATTAAAAACTAAAAATACTACACCTGAAAGCCTGACATTGCAAAAAGTATTTCATCAAATGAAAGAAGAGGATGTTTCAACAGCGATTATGGAAGTTTCTTCACACTCTTTAATTGAAGGCCGAGTTCATGGGTGTGATTATAATATTGCTGTATTTACGAACTTAACACAAGACCATTTAGATTACCATCATACAATGGAAGAATATCGCCATGCCAAATCATTATTATTTTCCCAGCTTGGAAATACGTATGATGTGAAGAATCCAAAATATGCCGTCCTCAATGCGGATGATCAAGCATCGCAAGAATTCGAAAAAGAAACAGCCGCACATGTCGTTACATACGGAATTGAAAAAAGCGCACAATTTCAAGCCCGAAATATTCAATTGACAGCTGAAGGAACTAGTTTTGAGCTTTTTTATCCAAATGGAATGGAGAAGGTTCAAACGAATTTGGTAGGACAATTCAATGTTTATAATGCCTTAGCAGCTATTGCGGCAGCATTTGTTGCAAATATCGACATGAACACGATTCTAACAGCATTGAAAAAAATAAAAGGAGTCACAGGCAGATTTCAACTAGTGAAAGGCACACAAGATTTTGCTGTCATTGTTGATTATGCTCATACCCCTGATAGTCTTGAAAATGTATTAAAAACAGTACGACCTCTAACAGATCAACGAATTTTTGTTGTCGTCGGCTGTGGGGGAGACCGTGATCGCACAAAAAGACCTTTAATGGCAAAAGTGGCCTGCGAATATGCCACAAACCCAATTTTCACATCAGATAACCCTCGAAGTGAAGATCCGATCTCTATATTAAAGGATATGGAAAAAGGCGTTCCAGGAAAGCAGTATGAACTAATTGCTGACCGTCGTGATGCCATCACACATGCCATTAAAGAAGCAAATACAGGAGATGTCATTGTGATTGCAGGTAAAGGTCATGAAACCTATCAAATTCTTGGGGATCAGGTAATCGATTTTGATGATCAAAAGGTAGCCTTAGAAGCTTTAAAGGAGCGATAA
- the mraY gene encoding phospho-N-acetylmuramoyl-pentapeptide-transferase produces MLEQVIFFTTLMGFLIAVLLSPIFIPFLRRLKFGQSIREEGPKSHQKKTGTPTMGGIVILLSIIITTFVMTGKFSKPSVETYLLILVTAGFGVLGFLDDFIKVVMKRNLGLTSKQKLLGQIIISAVFYVVYKQNDFSTQLTIPLTDISFDLGWFYVLFVIFWLVGFSNAVNLTDGLDGLLSGTAAIAFGAFSVLAWNQSQFEVAIFSVAVVGAVLGFLVFNAHPAKVFMGDTGSLALGGAIATISILTKMEFLLLIIGAIFVIETLSVMIQVASFKTTGKRIFRMSPLHHHFELGGWSEWRVVVTFWFVGLLCAGLGIYIGVWM; encoded by the coding sequence ATGTTGGAACAAGTTATATTTTTTACAACCCTAATGGGATTTCTAATAGCTGTATTGCTTTCTCCAATTTTTATCCCATTCCTTAGGAGATTAAAATTTGGGCAAAGTATTCGAGAGGAAGGGCCGAAATCTCATCAAAAAAAGACGGGAACACCAACAATGGGTGGGATCGTCATCCTTCTTTCGATTATCATTACGACCTTCGTTATGACAGGTAAATTTTCAAAACCTAGTGTAGAAACTTATTTATTAATATTAGTCACTGCTGGCTTTGGAGTCCTTGGTTTTCTAGATGATTTTATAAAAGTAGTGATGAAGCGTAATTTAGGATTAACATCAAAGCAAAAATTATTAGGTCAAATTATTATATCAGCCGTATTTTATGTTGTGTATAAGCAAAATGATTTTTCTACTCAACTAACAATCCCATTAACAGACATTTCCTTTGACTTAGGCTGGTTCTACGTATTGTTTGTAATCTTTTGGCTTGTTGGCTTCTCCAATGCTGTGAACTTAACAGATGGATTAGATGGGTTACTGTCCGGAACGGCTGCAATTGCATTTGGTGCCTTTAGCGTGTTGGCATGGAATCAATCGCAATTTGAAGTTGCGATCTTTTCAGTGGCTGTAGTCGGCGCGGTTTTAGGATTTTTAGTGTTCAATGCCCACCCAGCTAAAGTCTTTATGGGAGATACAGGCTCACTCGCATTAGGGGGAGCGATTGCGACCATTTCTATTTTAACGAAAATGGAATTTTTATTATTGATTATTGGGGCTATCTTCGTCATCGAGACCCTTTCGGTTATGATACAAGTAGCTTCCTTTAAAACGACAGGAAAAAGAATCTTTCGCATGAGTCCATTACACCATCATTTTGAACTTGGAGGTTGGTC